A section of the Cytobacillus luteolus genome encodes:
- a CDS encoding type III pantothenate kinase, which translates to MLFALDVGNSSIALGIYEKNELTYHWRIETNRNRTEDEYGMIVRSLLDHVDIEFSDIKGIIISSVVPPIMFSLEKMCNKYFGLKPLIVGPGIKTGLNIKYDNPREVGADRIVNAVAGIHLFGGPLIIVDFGTATTYCYINEHNQYIGGAIAPGIAISTEALYSKAAKLPRIEIVKPDEIIGKNTVSAMQAGILYGYVGQVEGIVNRMKEQSNVLPKVIATGGMASLIAKESNAIDHIEPFLTLKGLQLIFERNNEVKKAK; encoded by the coding sequence TAGATGTAGGAAACTCAAGTATTGCTTTAGGAATATACGAAAAGAACGAGTTGACCTATCATTGGCGAATTGAAACAAATAGAAATCGCACTGAAGATGAATATGGAATGATAGTAAGATCACTGTTAGACCACGTTGATATTGAATTTAGCGATATAAAAGGAATCATTATTTCCTCGGTTGTACCTCCAATTATGTTTTCACTTGAAAAGATGTGTAACAAATATTTTGGTTTAAAGCCACTGATTGTTGGTCCTGGAATTAAGACAGGATTAAACATTAAATATGATAATCCACGTGAAGTAGGAGCAGACCGTATAGTAAATGCGGTAGCGGGAATCCATTTATTTGGGGGGCCACTAATCATAGTTGATTTCGGAACTGCTACTACCTATTGTTACATAAATGAACATAACCAATATATTGGTGGTGCAATCGCACCAGGAATTGCAATTTCAACAGAGGCTTTATATTCAAAGGCTGCGAAACTACCTCGTATTGAAATCGTAAAACCAGATGAAATAATCGGGAAAAATACGGTTAGTGCGATGCAAGCGGGGATACTATACGGGTATGTAGGTCAAGTTGAAGGAATTGTGAATAGAATGAAGGAACAATCGAATGTTTTGCCGAAAGTTATAGCTACGGGAGGAATGGCTTCTCTTATAGCAAAGGAATCAAATGCAATAGATCATATTGAACCATTTTTAACCTTAAAGGGTCTGCAGCTTATCTTTGAAAGAAACAATGAAGTGAAAAAGGCTAAATAG
- the hslO gene encoding Hsp33 family molecular chaperone HslO: protein MGDYLVKALSYNKQVRAYALRTTETVGEAQRRHYTWPTASAALGRAMTAGVMLGSALKGEEKITIKIEGGGPIGVILVDSNPKGEVRGYVTNPQTHFDLNAHGKLDVARAVGTEGTLSIVKDIGMRDHFSGQVPIVSGELGEDFTYYLVTSEQVPSSVGVGVLVNPDNSILAAGGFMIQLLPGTDDETISRIEERLSKMEPISKLIERGLTPEQLLEEILGEDNVQIIDKMPVTFSCPCSKDRITNAIISLGTEEIQAMIDEEGQAEAQCHFCNEKYHFSKEQLEELIEESK, encoded by the coding sequence ATGGGAGATTATTTAGTAAAAGCATTATCTTACAATAAACAGGTTAGAGCTTATGCTCTAAGAACAACAGAAACAGTAGGAGAAGCACAACGTAGACATTATACATGGCCTACTGCATCTGCAGCTCTTGGTCGAGCAATGACAGCGGGAGTTATGCTTGGGTCAGCATTAAAAGGGGAAGAAAAAATAACGATTAAGATTGAGGGTGGCGGACCAATTGGTGTCATTCTTGTCGATAGTAATCCTAAAGGAGAAGTGAGAGGATATGTCACTAATCCCCAAACTCATTTTGACTTGAATGCACATGGTAAGTTAGATGTTGCAAGAGCAGTTGGAACGGAAGGAACGTTATCCATTGTAAAAGATATCGGAATGAGAGATCATTTCTCAGGACAGGTTCCTATTGTTTCAGGAGAATTGGGTGAAGATTTTACTTATTACTTAGTTACATCAGAACAGGTTCCTTCTTCTGTTGGAGTGGGAGTATTGGTGAATCCAGATAACTCTATCTTAGCAGCAGGCGGTTTTATGATTCAATTACTACCTGGTACAGATGATGAAACAATTTCTAGAATTGAAGAACGACTTAGTAAGATGGAACCCATTTCAAAACTTATTGAAAGAGGGCTAACACCTGAACAACTATTAGAAGAAATTCTTGGTGAAGATAATGTGCAGATTATTGATAAAATGCCGGTTACATTTTCTTGTCCTTGCTCAAAGGATAGAATTACAAATGCAATCATTAGTCTTGGTACAGAAGAAATACAAGCGATGATAGATGAAGAGGGACAAGCAGAGGCACAATGTCATTTCTGTAATGAAAAATACCATTTCTCGAAAGAGCAATTAGAAGAACTAATAGAAGAATCAAAATAG
- a CDS encoding peptidyl-prolyl cis-trans isomerase yields MNSKYLWSIIIGLVIMNCFTIAYFVSTQEGKVKEVVSISNENASSGENVAKIGDIQISRQQWLSELETRYGKQTLEDMIDKEVVKQMAEKYNISISSESIEQEVTMIKTMYNTFDHETINDEENWRKQIETSMLLEELLTKDVVIPEEEMITYYEENKELYEIPKTFQLSHIVVATEEEAEKVREELKNGSSFTALAMEKSQDEFSANQGGLLGYISEDTEYIPEEYFNALEELDENEWSNPLKVEGGYAILLLHETIDGISYSFDEVKSQIRRQMAIDQMKGSITVQPFWEEISVSWFYDEKQ; encoded by the coding sequence TTGAATTCTAAATACTTATGGTCAATTATTATTGGGCTTGTTATCATGAACTGTTTTACTATCGCCTATTTTGTTTCTACTCAAGAAGGAAAAGTAAAAGAAGTTGTAAGTATAAGTAATGAAAATGCATCTTCTGGGGAAAATGTTGCAAAAATCGGAGATATCCAAATATCAAGGCAACAATGGTTGAGTGAATTAGAAACTAGATACGGTAAACAAACGCTTGAGGATATGATTGATAAAGAAGTGGTAAAACAAATGGCTGAAAAATATAATATATCAATCTCCTCAGAAAGTATTGAACAGGAAGTTACTATGATTAAGACAATGTATAACACGTTTGATCATGAAACAATTAATGATGAAGAAAATTGGCGTAAACAAATAGAAACGAGCATGCTTTTAGAAGAATTGTTAACGAAGGATGTTGTCATTCCTGAAGAGGAAATGATAACTTATTACGAGGAAAACAAGGAGTTATATGAAATTCCTAAAACGTTTCAGCTTTCACATATCGTAGTTGCAACAGAAGAGGAAGCAGAAAAGGTACGAGAAGAATTAAAAAATGGATCAAGTTTCACAGCACTTGCAATGGAAAAGTCTCAGGACGAATTTTCAGCAAATCAAGGTGGCTTACTAGGTTATATTTCGGAAGATACAGAATATATTCCAGAAGAGTACTTCAATGCTTTGGAAGAATTAGATGAAAATGAGTGGAGTAACCCTTTAAAGGTAGAGGGAGGGTATGCAATCCTACTCTTACATGAAACGATTGATGGGATAAGTTACTCCTTTGATGAAGTTAAAAGCCAAATTAGAAGGCAAATGGCTATTGATCAAATGAAGGGCTCTATCACTGTTCAACCTTTCTGGGAAGAGATAAGTGTTTCTTGGTT